The Podospora bellae-mahoneyi strain CBS 112042 chromosome 7, whole genome shotgun sequence genome includes a window with the following:
- a CDS encoding hypothetical protein (EggNog:ENOG503P9K9; COG:S) produces MDATTQTQTPRVPLSSLNPNNASSPTKKRMLQSPFESQTKMMQTRTPPETEVKKRVLAGTGTVDSSPTASRAVAEEERVVKKARLSYSSSPPASTGSASSVFSSPHHHHLLLEDGEGDVSMVTTIPDSTPAPAPAPAPASASASVQRRSLTREQARQKAEILRLRLGLANYKVRTGQEDVSLDQLERRLMVRLWGGEGRVREQGGERSSQQQHQRCGSQQMLPPSMSRGTHHQRRSSGAGVVEEKENWREGLWEVMKRREAERQQQQQQQQQQQQQQLSQEDRGEETEGEGEELELPRLPREEGDNRGLEAVGGLLSLARG; encoded by the exons ATGGACGCCACCacacaaacccaaaccccccgcGTCCCACTCAGCTCTTTGAATCCCAACAACGCGTCTTCGCCAACAAAGAAGAGGATGTTGCAAAGCCCGTTCGAGTCACAGACGAAGATGATGCAAACGCGTACGCCGCCCGAGACggaggtcaagaagagggtgttggctggGACTGGAACAGTCGATTCCTCGCCCACAGCTTCGAGGGCAgtggcggaagaggagagggtggtaaAGAAAGCTAGGTTAAGC TactcctcatcaccgcccGCATCAACAGGGTCAGCGTCGTCGGTGTTTTCCAgcccgcaccaccaccacctcctcctcgaggatggtgagggggatgtcTCCATGGTTACCACCATTCCTGATTCAACACctgcaccggcaccggcaccggcaccggcatcggcatcggcatcggtgcagaggaggagtttgacgCGTGAACAGGCTCGTCAG AAAGCGGAAATCTTACGGCTGAGGCTTGGGTTGGCGAATTACAAGGTGAGGACGGGGCAGGAGGATGTTTCGCTGGATcagttggagaggaggctgATGGTGAGGctttggggtggggagggaagggtgAGGGAGCAGGGGGGTGAGAGGTCgtcgcagcaacagcatcagaGATGTGGTTCGCAGCAGATGTTACCGCCGTCGATGTCCAGGGGGACGCATCATCAGAGGAGGAGCAGTGGGGCgggggttgtggaagagaaggaaaattggagggaggggttgtgggaAGTCATGAAAcggagggaggcggagagacaacaacaacaacaacaacagcagcagcagcagcagcagcaactaTCGCAGGAAGataggggggaggagacggagggggagggggaggagttggaactGCCTAGGTTGCcgagggaagagggggataatagggggttggaggctgtgggggggttgttgagtttGGCTAGGGGTTAG
- a CDS encoding hypothetical protein (EggNog:ENOG503NYEV; COG:S) gives MSSKEEQKRQRAVPKFGSFQPKPTPEPEAGPASGEARKSVRDRHGDPGGESKRGHDGRHRERRRDSRNRGDERRRDRERDGDRRRSGSRDGNGEKERDRHCERDRDRDRKRPKDREQHHSSREGSDQPKTLSDNFFIDKKGDPLILRYSGNDRSKIPAYHRSGHGKILGSRGHLILHRDGPRDLFSLSFSREGLGSAFRDKALLSQIRRAKSRRIRSSTKPPPSPTDQFISLTPPSSKKRKRSRESPSSSDPEDQQDRKPDYRSIYGKAKPPPSDSESESSDSETSSPKQEKKELSSARKESVTLTRHLRSSPADIPSWLRLISLQDTLFAQDVGHSRPRTGNETIALAELKLSLYQEALAHLPSRSGGEKEVLILGMMTTGLNIWDDKTAAKKWESLPQKYGVAPDGSFELWRARVGWEMGRVGSCTVDRMRDVFVEKLAGLSRGLVGVEEGDERGEVCRQIVYVFLRLTKLLFEAGYTERAVASWQALLEMTFCRPGTATSAEGFEEFWESEVARFGEEGARGWRCFVESGGDELPPDPRFEDKRAGVDVEDYKDPYQLWAAVETKRAAKTRMPARTLDEGVDEDPFRVVMWGDIKDFVVWFPAGVLDTAKKLVVEAFGVFVGIPSGCEEPFVKDWRRDPFLAPKSQAFRPWGRGEGQIMKSVDGDLSKRPPEFAQQGGDMVTSPELLFTREGWFKCLDSWDKTHPPEETQLDLPWVLATLEGLVTDHHREDLAEIYLAMVWLNTDAKTTKKVAKTLLKKYTTNTPLYNAYALMEYSNNNPELAFKILDSATNLPNSQLLFNTQTWLHLLSSRNDLALTTLCRSVDPSVSSPPSPATLLRARSQFSTTLDFSLSSLSLPTAAAHAESLLLLAYLSPSSPPSEPTSSSQGNISSALGAITDITQKFTSRSLESTPCLEKLLQTACRLSHHHSQTGPYRPALFCSTVLSYLELFPSNTIFLELLSWAQPPLLVKDPVRELLQTIALQPGHDSLSTRRFAIMHEVHNGSAHSVKKAFESAITGSGKGNGEIWRGFVRFCAGRKEGKGVFYRGVKGCCLDRGLYLAAFEKGMVADMTGEELRGVVGTLVGKGGRVGVELEEFLGRGGWKV, from the coding sequence ATGTCGTCAAAAGAGGAGCAGAAACGGCAACGCGCCGTGCCCAAGTTCGGATCCTTCCAGCCGAAACCCACACCCGAGCCCGAAGCAGGGCCCGCATCGGGGGAGGCGCGGAAATCTGTCAGAGACCGGCACGGGGACCCCGGTGGGGAATCCAAAAGGGGGCATGATGGCCGTCACCGTGAGAGACGCCGTGATTCTCGGAATCGGGGAGATGAACGTCGTCGGGATCGTGAGAGGGACGGAGACAGAAGACGAAGTGGGAGcagggatgggaatggggagaAAGAACGGGACAGGCACTGTGAGAGAGACCGAGATCGAGACAGGAAAAGGCCCAAAGACAGGGAGCAGCACCATAGCTCAAGAGAGGGTTCGGACCAGCCCAAGACTCTCAGCGACAACTTCTTCATTGACAAAAAAGGCGaccctctcatcctccgtTACAGCGGCAACGACCGCTCCAAGATCCCAGCCTACCACCGCTCTGGCCATGGCAAAATCCTAGGGTCAAGAGgccatctcatcctccaccgtgACGGCCCCAGAGATTtattttctctctccttctcccgcgAGGGTCTGGGTTCGGCCTTCAGGGACAAAGCCCTCCTCTCACAAATCCGACGTGCCAAATCTCGCCGGATCAGGtcctccaccaaaccacctccctcaccaacagaCCAGTTCATCTCTTtgacacccccctcctccaaaaagcgAAAACGCAGCCGGGAAagcccctcatcatcagaccCGGAGGATCAACAGGACCGAAAGCCAGACTACAGGTCTATTTACGGCAAGGccaaacctcccccatcaGACTCCGAGTCTGAGTCTTCAGATTCGGAGACCTCATCCccaaaacaagagaaaaaagagctTTCTTCTGCCAGAAAAGAATCCGTCACCCTCACCCGCCACCTCCGCTCCTCACCCGCCGACATCCCCTCCTGGCTCCGGCTGATCTCCCTGCAAGACACCCTCTTTGCCCAAGACGTTGGCCATTCCCGTCCCCGGACAGGCAATGAAACCATCGCCCTTGCCGAGTTGAAGCTGTCGCTTTATCAGGAAGCGCTTGCCCATCTGCCATCTCGATCTGGTGGTGAAAAGGAGGTTCTGATCCTAGGCATGATGACCACGGGGCTTAACATATGGGATGACAAAACCGCTGCGAAAAAGTGGGAGAGTCTCCCGCAAAAGTATGGCGTAGCACCGGACGGGAGTTTTGAGCTGTGGCGCGcgagggtgggttgggagatggggagggtggggtcGTGTACGGTGGACAGGATGAGGGATGTGTTTGTTGAGAAGCTGGCGGGTTTGtcaagggggttggttggggtggaggagggggatgaaaggggggaggtgtgcCGGCAGATTGTCTATGTCTTTTTACGCCTGACAAAGCTGTTGTTCGAGGCTGGGTATACCGAGCGGGCGGTGGCTTCTTGGCAGGCGTTGTTGGAGATGACGTTTTGCCGGCCCGGCACGGCGACATCGGCGGAGGGGTTTGAAGAGTTTTGGGAGAGTGAAGTTgcgaggtttggggaggagggggcgagggggtggaggtgtttTGTTGAGAgtgggggggatgagttGCCGCCTGATCCAAGGTTTGAGGACAAAAGAgctggggttgatgttgaggattATAAAGATCCGTACCAGCTCTGGGCGGCTGTGGAAACGAAGCGGGCtgcgaagacgaggatgccgGCGAGGACgctggatgagggggttgatgaggatccGTTtagggtggtgatgtgggGGGATATCAAGGACTTTGTCGTCTGGTTCCCGGCCGGGGTTTTGGACACTGCGAAGAaattggtggtggaggcgtttGGGGTGTTTGTTGGGATTCCCTCCGGCTGTGAGGAACCGTTTGTGAAGGACTGGCGGCGAGATCCATTCTTGGCTCCCAAAAGCCAGGCTTTCCGGCCTTGGGGGAGAGGCGAGGGACAAATCATGAAGAGCGTGGATGGTGATCTGTCAAAACGCCCCCCTGAATTCGCTCAACAAGGCGGTGACATGGTCACCTCACCCGAGCTTCTCTTCACCAGGGAGGGCTGGTTCAAATGCCTGGACTCCTGGgacaaaacccacccccctgaAGAAACCCAACTCGACCTCCCATGGGTGCTAGCCACGCTCGAAGGACTAGTCACAGACCACCACCGTGAAGACCTAGCAGAAATCTACCTCGCCATGGTCTGGCTCAACACCgacgccaaaaccaccaaaaaggTTGCCAAAACTCTGCTCAAGAAATataccaccaacacccccctctaCAACGCCTACGCCTTGATGGAGTACTCCAACAACAATCCGGAACTCGCTTTCAAAATCCTCGACtcagccaccaacctccccaacagcCAGCTCTTGTTCAACACCCAAACCTggctccacctcctctcctcccgcaaCGACCTCGCCCTGACGACCCTCTGCCGCTCAGTCGATCCCTCcgtctcctctcccccctccccagcaacgCTCCTCAGAGCTCGGTCTCAattctccaccaccctcgacttttccctttcttccctctccctccccaccgccgccgcccacgCAGAGAGTCTCCTTTTACTAGCCtacctctccccttcctctcctcccagtgaaccaacctcgtcctcccaaGGTAACATCTCATCAGCCCTGGGTGCAATCACAGATATAACCCAGAAATTCACCTCCCGCTCTTTAGAATCCACCCCCTGTTTGGAAAAGCTCCTGCAAACCGCCTGCAGGCTATCACATCACCACTCCCAGACAGGGCCTTATCGCCCGGCGCTTTTCTGTTCAACTGTCCTCTCGTACCTGGAGCTCTTCCCTtccaacaccatcttcctcgAACTCCTATCCTGGGCACAACCCCCCCTGTTGGTCAAGGATCCAGTCAGGGAGCTTCTCCAAACCATCGCCCTCCAACCTGGACATGACTCCCTCAGCACCCGGCGGTTTGCCATCATGCATGAAGTCCACAACGGGAGTGCCCACTCGGTTAAAAAAGCTTTTGAGTCTGCCATCACGGGGAGCGGGAAAGGGAATGGGGAGATCTGGAGGGGTTTTGTTCGTTTCTGTGCGGGCAGGaaggagggaaaaggggtgtTTTACCGGGGAGTGAAGGGGTGTTGTCTGGATAGGGGGTTGTATCTTGCTGCTTTTgagaaggggatggtggcggacatgacgggggaggagctaaggggggtggtggggactTTGGTGGgcaaggggggaagggtgggtgTTGAGTTGGAGGAGTTTCTGGGGCGGGGCGGTTGGAAAGTGTAA